One genomic region from Prunus persica cultivar Lovell chromosome G3, Prunus_persica_NCBIv2, whole genome shotgun sequence encodes:
- the LOC18782250 gene encoding nuclear transcription factor Y subunit A-3 isoform X1, translating to MQNLYKQNSDIGSAHSTFPFIVGSSSWEYSTDTHVQQSTSKSLIFRMGAPLQNCHNRKQSGIHFQDQDSSSTQSTGQSHSEVDSMKEGNPCGEGIVSAQSGYNERQGKPVGGHLKSLSSMASQGFVFPSQLDFSHPMGHIPFHYAEPYFGSLLAAACGPQATIHHPQVMGITPARVPLPLDLTEDEPIYVNAKQYRAILRRRQYRAKLEAQNKLVKIRKPYLHESRHVHALKRARGSGGRFLNMKKVQDSKPNTTNRVDVSGSAQLHLTRNMSESEVLEPDNYRDGASTTSCSEVTSTSNSDNIFPRQDFRFSGYPSHIGGTMQVPFVDVRGGGNQHHISLLR from the exons ATGCAGAATTTGTATAAGCAAAACTCTGATATTGGTTCTGCACATTCGACATTTCCATTCATTGTTGGATCATCATCATGGGAGTATTCTACTGATACACATGTCCAACAGTCTACCTCCAAAAGTTTAATCTTCAGGATGGGCGCACCTCTACAAAATTGTCATAACAGAAAGCAATCTGGAATTCACTTTCAAGATCAAGATTCGTCGTCAACTCAATCAACTGGTCAATCTCATTCTGAAGTGGATAGTATGAAAGAAGGCAACCCATGTGGGGAAGGCATAGTTTCAGCACAATCAG GATATAATGAAAGACAAGGGAAGCCTGTTGGTGGTCACCTGAAATCACTCTCGTCAATGGCAAGTCAGGGCTTTGTCTTCCCGTCACAACTTGATTTTAGCCACCCAATG GGTCACATTCCATTCCACTATGCTGAACCATACTTTGGTAGCTTACTTGCTGCTGCTTGTGGGCCACAAGCTACG ATTCATCATCCCCAGGTGATGGGGATTACTCCTGCTAGGGTTCCCTTGCCTCTTGATCTTACAGAAGATGAACCCATTTATGTAAATGCAAAACAGTATCGTGCAATCCTAAGGAGGAGACAATATCGTGCCAAGCTTGAAGCTCAGAACAAACTCGTCAAAATTCGTAAG CCCTATCTTCACGAATCTCGGCATGTTCATGCATTAAAGAGGGCTAGAGGATCTGGTGGCCGCTTTCTCAACATGAAGAAGGTCCAAGATTCCAAGCCTAATACAACAAACAGAGTGGATGTTTCAGGCTCAGCTCAGCTACATTTGACCAGAAATATGTCCGAATCCGAAGTTCTTGAGCCTGACAACTATAGAGATGGTGCTTCCACTACTTCTTGCTCTGAAGTCACAAGCACTTCCAACAGTGATAATATCTTTCCACGGCAAGATTTCAGGTTCTCTGGCTACCCCTCTCACATTGGTGGGACCATGCAAGTTCCCTTTGTTGATGTGCGTGGTGGTGGGAACCAGCACCATATTTCCCTCCTCCGGTGA
- the LOC18782250 gene encoding nuclear transcription factor Y subunit A-3 isoform X2: MGAPLQNCHNRKQSGIHFQDQDSSSTQSTGQSHSEVDSMKEGNPCGEGIVSAQSGYNERQGKPVGGHLKSLSSMASQGFVFPSQLDFSHPMGHIPFHYAEPYFGSLLAAACGPQATIHHPQVMGITPARVPLPLDLTEDEPIYVNAKQYRAILRRRQYRAKLEAQNKLVKIRKPYLHESRHVHALKRARGSGGRFLNMKKVQDSKPNTTNRVDVSGSAQLHLTRNMSESEVLEPDNYRDGASTTSCSEVTSTSNSDNIFPRQDFRFSGYPSHIGGTMQVPFVDVRGGGNQHHISLLR, translated from the exons ATGGGCGCACCTCTACAAAATTGTCATAACAGAAAGCAATCTGGAATTCACTTTCAAGATCAAGATTCGTCGTCAACTCAATCAACTGGTCAATCTCATTCTGAAGTGGATAGTATGAAAGAAGGCAACCCATGTGGGGAAGGCATAGTTTCAGCACAATCAG GATATAATGAAAGACAAGGGAAGCCTGTTGGTGGTCACCTGAAATCACTCTCGTCAATGGCAAGTCAGGGCTTTGTCTTCCCGTCACAACTTGATTTTAGCCACCCAATG GGTCACATTCCATTCCACTATGCTGAACCATACTTTGGTAGCTTACTTGCTGCTGCTTGTGGGCCACAAGCTACG ATTCATCATCCCCAGGTGATGGGGATTACTCCTGCTAGGGTTCCCTTGCCTCTTGATCTTACAGAAGATGAACCCATTTATGTAAATGCAAAACAGTATCGTGCAATCCTAAGGAGGAGACAATATCGTGCCAAGCTTGAAGCTCAGAACAAACTCGTCAAAATTCGTAAG CCCTATCTTCACGAATCTCGGCATGTTCATGCATTAAAGAGGGCTAGAGGATCTGGTGGCCGCTTTCTCAACATGAAGAAGGTCCAAGATTCCAAGCCTAATACAACAAACAGAGTGGATGTTTCAGGCTCAGCTCAGCTACATTTGACCAGAAATATGTCCGAATCCGAAGTTCTTGAGCCTGACAACTATAGAGATGGTGCTTCCACTACTTCTTGCTCTGAAGTCACAAGCACTTCCAACAGTGATAATATCTTTCCACGGCAAGATTTCAGGTTCTCTGGCTACCCCTCTCACATTGGTGGGACCATGCAAGTTCCCTTTGTTGATGTGCGTGGTGGTGGGAACCAGCACCATATTTCCCTCCTCCGGTGA
- the LOC18783522 gene encoding PHD finger protein ALFIN-LIKE 4 isoform X1, which translates to MKGADAALYNPRTVEEVFRDFKGRRAGMIKALTSDVEKFFQMCDPEKENLSLYGYPSEQWEVNLPAEEVPPELPEPALGINFARDGMQEKDWLSLVAVHSDAWLVSVAFYFGARFGFDKADRKRLFNMINELPTIFEVVTGTAKKQVKEKSSSNHGSNKSKSNSKAQRGSESQGRHSEVVQPKDEDEGLDEEEEDEREETCGACGGGGPSSLDEPWIFCDFCETWFHMKCVKITPARAKQIKQYKCPSCNNKRARPD; encoded by the exons atgaAGGGAGCTGATGCCGCACTCTACAATCCTCGCACAGTCGAGGAGGTTTTCAGAGATTTTAAGGGCCGCAGAGCTGGCATGATCAAGGCTCTCACTTCTG ATGTTGAAAAGTTCTTTCAGATGTGCGATCCTG AGAAGGAGAATCTTTCCTTATATGGATATCCTAGTGAGCAATGGGAAGTCAACCTACCTGCTGAAGAAGTGCCTCCAGAACTGCCAGAGCCTGCACTTGGTATCAACTTTGCAAGAGATGGTATGCAAGAAAAAGACTGGCTATCTTTGGTTGCTGTTCATAGCGATGCATGGCTAGTTTCTGTTGCCTTCTACTTTGGTGCCAGATTTGGGTTCGATAAGGCTGATAG GAAGCGACTTTTTAACATGATTAATGAACTTCCAACAATATTTGAAGTTGTGACTGGTACTGCTAAAAAACAAGTAAAAGAGAAGTCATCTTCAAATCATGGTAGCAACAAATCCAAGTCGAACTCCAAAGCG CAGCGAGGATCAGAATCTCAGGGAAGACATTCAGAAGTGGTGCAGCCAAAGGACGAAGACGAGGGCTTGGacgaagaggaggaagatgaaCGTGAAGAGACATGCGGGGCATGTGGTGGAGGCGGCCCATCCTCATTAGATGAACCCTGGATTTTTTGTGACTTCTGTGAGACATGGTTCCATATGAAGTGCGTGAAGATAACCCCCGCAAGAGCAAAACAGATTAAGCAGTACAAATGCCCTTCATGCAACAACAAGAGAGCTAGGCctgattaa
- the LOC18783522 gene encoding PHD finger protein ALFIN-LIKE 4 isoform X2: protein MKGADAALYNPRTVEEVFRDFKGRRAGMIKALTSDVEKFFQMCDPEKENLSLYGYPSEQWEVNLPAEEVPPELPEPALGINFARDGMQEKDWLSLVAVHSDAWLVSVAFYFGARFGFDKADRKRLFNMINELPTIFEVVTGTAKKQVKEKSSSNHGSNKSKSNSKARGSESQGRHSEVVQPKDEDEGLDEEEEDEREETCGACGGGGPSSLDEPWIFCDFCETWFHMKCVKITPARAKQIKQYKCPSCNNKRARPD, encoded by the exons atgaAGGGAGCTGATGCCGCACTCTACAATCCTCGCACAGTCGAGGAGGTTTTCAGAGATTTTAAGGGCCGCAGAGCTGGCATGATCAAGGCTCTCACTTCTG ATGTTGAAAAGTTCTTTCAGATGTGCGATCCTG AGAAGGAGAATCTTTCCTTATATGGATATCCTAGTGAGCAATGGGAAGTCAACCTACCTGCTGAAGAAGTGCCTCCAGAACTGCCAGAGCCTGCACTTGGTATCAACTTTGCAAGAGATGGTATGCAAGAAAAAGACTGGCTATCTTTGGTTGCTGTTCATAGCGATGCATGGCTAGTTTCTGTTGCCTTCTACTTTGGTGCCAGATTTGGGTTCGATAAGGCTGATAG GAAGCGACTTTTTAACATGATTAATGAACTTCCAACAATATTTGAAGTTGTGACTGGTACTGCTAAAAAACAAGTAAAAGAGAAGTCATCTTCAAATCATGGTAGCAACAAATCCAAGTCGAACTCCAAAGCG CGAGGATCAGAATCTCAGGGAAGACATTCAGAAGTGGTGCAGCCAAAGGACGAAGACGAGGGCTTGGacgaagaggaggaagatgaaCGTGAAGAGACATGCGGGGCATGTGGTGGAGGCGGCCCATCCTCATTAGATGAACCCTGGATTTTTTGTGACTTCTGTGAGACATGGTTCCATATGAAGTGCGTGAAGATAACCCCCGCAAGAGCAAAACAGATTAAGCAGTACAAATGCCCTTCATGCAACAACAAGAGAGCTAGGCctgattaa
- the LOC18784381 gene encoding solute carrier family 25 member 44, whose product MNLSTAEEESAQEIHIPAEIDWQMLDKSKFFFLGAALFSGVSATLYPVVVLKTRQQVAQSQVSCLKTAISMVRHEGFRALYRGFGTSLMGTIPARALYMAALEVTKSKVGTATIRLGFSESTAAAIANAAAGLSAAMAAQIVWTPVDVVSQRLMVQGGVKSSSKYPNAADCKYVNGIDAFRKIIKTDGPRGLYRGFGISILTYAPSNAVWWASYSVAQRMVWGGVGYHFCKKSDESNEDGVTTYTPDSKTIMAVQGVSAAMAGGMSALITMPLDTVKTRLQVLDGEDNGRRGPTIGQTVRNLVREGGWTACYRGLGPRWASMSISATTMITTYEFLKRLSTKNQEVLT is encoded by the coding sequence ATGAATTTGAGCACTGCCGAGGAAGAATCGGCGCAAGAAATCCATATTCCCGCTGAAATTGATTGGCAAATGCTTGATAAATCCAAGTTCTTCTTCCTCGGAGCAGCTCTTTTTTCGGGTGTATCGGCGACTCTTTACCCTGTTGTGGTGTTGAAAACCCGCCAACAAGTAGCTCAATCCCAAGTTTCTTGCCTCAAAACTGCGATTTCAATGGTTAGGCACGAGGGTTTTAGGGCATTGTACAGAGGATTTGGGACTTCTTTGATGGGTACAATACCTGCCCGGGCGCTGTACATGGCAGCGCTTGAGGTCACTAAGAGTAAAGTCGGAACTGCCACGATTAGGTTAGGGTTTTCAGAGTCCACAGCAGCCGCCATTGCCAATGCAGCTGCAGGGTTGAGTGCGGCAATGGCTGCACAGATTGTGTGGACTCCAGTTGATGTTGTGAGTCAGAGACTCATGGTGCAAGGTGGTGTGAAATCAAGTTCCAAATATCCTAATGCAGCTGATTGTAAATATGTTAATGGGATCGATGCATTCAGGAAAATTATTAAGACGGATGGACCAAGAGGATTGTATAGAGGGTTTGGGATATCTATTTTGACATATGCACCATCCAATGCAGTTTGGTGGGCATCTTACTCTGTTGCTCAAAGAATGGTTTGGGGTGGAGTTGGGTATCATTTTTGTAAGAAAAGTGATGAAAGCAATGAGGATGGGGTTACCACATATACACCAGATTCGAAAACAATAATGGCAGTTCAGGGAGTCAGTGCAGCCATGGCTGGCGGCATGTCAGCCCTAATCACAATGCCCCTCGATACAGTTAAGACAAGGTTGCAAGTTTTGGATGGGGAGGACAATGGCCGGCGTGGACCAACAATCGGACAGACTGTTCGGAATCTGGTTAGGGAAGGTGGATGGACAGCTTGTTACAGAGGATTGGGGCCGCGGTGGGCTTCAATGTCGATTTCTGCAACCACAATGATCACCACCTATGAGTTTCTCAAACGGCTCTCCACAAAGAACCAAGAGGTTTTGACATGA